The following are encoded together in the Drosophila biarmipes strain raj3 chromosome 3L, RU_DBia_V1.1, whole genome shotgun sequence genome:
- the LOC108028008 gene encoding LOW QUALITY PROTEIN: probable G-protein coupled receptor Mth-like 6 (The sequence of the model RefSeq protein was modified relative to this genomic sequence to represent the inferred CDS: substituted 1 base at 1 genomic stop codon): protein MNVLLNFFEILLLSVVLNKSKAVIPDCDYFDTVDLSHIPKLNNSFKYEDLEVPVHLTGIYNFMQLADGSIKSVKNHLRGCICKLRPCIRFCCPRKQMLPNGQCNDGLKEELKRGKPYLNITLQDGSVKTQDLLTDMIVLRNGFWYCENVLKVLGDQYKLFQNGSLGLNSFTNRTLNKDWYCLYSPQFSSGFQNNFWVLEHICVPKSMPAVPQVGLVSMIGCILTIAVYLYIEKLRNCLGKCFICYVFCKFMQFFIWAGGDLNXLDNICALAGYINYFFAVASHLWLSVLSHHIWKGLQSVDGKGPRYRFLVYCAYSWGSSAILTGVTVLMDWAWEGKPDKLNWMPGVGLYRCWINTYDWSAMIYLYGPIFTLSMFNIVAFILTVKRILKVKSNVKKFACVQKTEQYSFSFVLYLRLSVMMGVNGMSEVITYLLNRRPFWRRILRIANFFHLSFGIVVFELFILKRS, encoded by the exons ATGAATGtacttcttaatttttttgaaatacttcTGTTATCAGTAGTGTTGAACAAATCGAAGGCAGTGATTCCCGACTGCGATTATTTTGACACAGTGGATTTATCGCATATCCCAAAGCTAAATAACTCTTTCAAGTACGAAGACCTTGAAGTTCCTGTCCACCTCACGGGGATCTACAACTTCATGCAACTGGCGGACGGCTCAATAAAGTCGGTTAAGAATCATTTAAGGGGATGTATCTGCAAACTGAGGCCCTGCATTCGATTCTGCTGTCCCCGGAAGCAAATGTTGCCAAATGGCCAGTGTAATGATGGCCTCAAGGAGGAGCTCAAACGGGGCAAACCCTACCTTAATATAACCCTCCAAGACGGATCTGTAAAAACACAGGATCTTCTCACCGACATGATTGTGCTAAGGAATGGGTTTTGGTATTGCGAGAACGTTCTCAAGGTCCTGGGTGATCAATACAAATTGTTTCAG AACGGTAGCTTAGGTCTCAACTCGTTTACCAACCGGACTTTAAACAAAGATTGGTACTGCTTATATTCCCCTCAGTTTTCTTCAGGGTTCCAGAACAACTTTTGGGTTCTTGAACATATATGCGTACCAAAATCGATGCCGGCGGTACCCCAAG TCGGCTTAGTTTCTATGATAGGCTGTATTCTGACAATAGCAGTTTATTTATATATCGAGAAACTGCGAAATTGCCTCGGCAAATGCTTTATTTGCTACGTATTCTGCAAGTTCATGCAGTTTTTTATTTGGGCAGGAGGTGATTTGAATTAATTGGATAACATTTGCGCTTTAGCAG GTTATATTAACTATTTCTTCGCGGTGGCTTCTCATCTTTGGCTCTCTGTCCTAAGTCATCACATTTGGAAAGGCTTGCAGTCAGTGGATGGCAAGGGACCTCGATATCGTTTCCTGGTTTACTGCGCTTATAGTTGGGGCTCGTCTGCCATCCTAACCGGAGTTacggtgctgatggactggGCTTGGGAGGGTAAGCCGGACAAACTGAATTGGATGCCCGGTGTTGGCTTATATCGATGCTGGATAAACA CTTACGACTGGTCTGCGATGATATACCTATATGGACCTATTTTTACCTTGAGTATGTTTAATATAGTCGCGTTTATCCTGACAGTAAAACGCATTTTAAAGGTGAAGAGCAATGTAAAGAAGTTCGCGTGTGTGCAGAAAACTGAACAATATAG tttcagttttgtATTATACCTGCGACTCTCTGTAATGATGGGGGTGAACGGAATGTCGGAGGTAATAACCTACTTGCTAAATCGGCGCCCTTTTTGGAGACGTATCCTTCGCATAGCCAACTTTTTCCACCTGAGTTTTGGAATAGTGGTATTTGAGCTTTTCATTCTGAAGCGCAGCTAG
- the LOC108028213 gene encoding probable cytochrome P450 316a1, with translation MILTTTFVCFCLASAFNYFRTRRQRLLIRNLKGPFTWPLMGAMHKLLFLKPKNFFQRSTEYLTKYGSLSRCWVFHRLFIPLADMELSRQLLESETHLETGYELMKDWLEGGVLMCQSDQWHKRHNLFSGLFDKGNLEQLMELCRQQAEQLHQKLLERADRKVFDVWEVVAPNVLELMVMITCGARPSQEYSTNLRELSELYTKRFLSLQSANRFNYWLSSPFMRRRQNRFIKRLNEEHEDIMASHRKQQQLKIGDFKSLPQKYHESLLDVLLESEDPLLTPEEICGELNTCNYLGYLLCSSALCFTIVTIARSPSVQQRCLEELKLAQIKDQAWDLENLPYLEAVLQETMRLYPPQVIVGRQLQKDFPYTHSIVGDGVLPFGSEIYINLYELQRNGNRYPKADLFEAERFLDNPPELLSYSLGPRCCPARRFSIKLLKTLLAPILTRFELLPYGDEMRLDLRLILGSSNGFQVALKPR, from the exons ATGATCTTGACCACCACCTTCGTGTGCTTCTGCCTGGCCTCCGCCTTCAACTATTTCAGGACGCGTCGCCAGAGGTTGCTGATCAGGAATCTCAAAGGACCCTTCACCTGGCCACTAATGGGGGCAATGCACAAGCTGCTCTTCCTGAAGCCAAAAA ATTTCTTTCAGCGCAGCACAGAATACCTGACCAAATATGGTTCCTTGAGCCGCTGTTGGGTCTTCCATCGCCTTTTCATTCCACTGGCGGACATGGAGCTCAGCAGACAGCTTCTGGAAAGCGAAACGCACCTGGAAACAGGCTACGAGCTGATGAAGGATTGGCTGGAAGGAGGTGTCCTCATGTGTCAGTCAGATCAGTGGCACAAGCGACACAATCTATTCAGCGGACTTTTTGACAAGGGAAACTTGGAACAGTTGATGGAGCTATGTCGCCAGCAGGCGGAGCAACTGCATCAAAAGTTGTTGGAACGGGCAGACCGAAAAGTCTTTGATGTCTGGGAAGTTGTAGCTCCTAATGTGTTGGAACTTATGGTTATGATCACCTGCGGTGCGAGACCCAGTCAGGAATATTCCACGAACCTCAGAGA ATTATCGGAGCTCTATACAAAACGTTTTCTGAGCCTGCAGTCCGCCAACAGATTCAACTATTGGCTCAGCTCTCCTTTTATGAGAAGGCGCCAGAATCGCTTTATAAAAAGGCTGAACGAGGAACATGAAGATATAATGGCCAGTCATAGAAAACAGCAGCAACTGAAGATTGGCGATTTTAAATCACTTCCTCAGAAGTATCATGAATCCCTTCTGGACGTCCTCCTAGAATCTGAAGATCCTCTTCTTACACCTGAGGAAATCTGTGGGGAACTGAATACCTGTAATTACTTGGGCTACCTGTTGTGCAGCTCAGCACTCTGTTTCACCATCGTGACAATTGCTAGAAGTCCGTCGGTGCAACAAAGGTGTTTGGAGGAGTTAAAACTAGCTCAAATTAAGGATCAAGCTTGGGACTTGGAAAACCTTCCTTATCTAGAAGCTGTTCTGCAGGAAACTATGAGATTATATCCGCCACAAGTGATAGTTGGCCGCCAGCTGCAGAAAGATTTCCCCTACA CTCACAGTATCGTTGGAGATGGAGTTCTACCCTTTGGATCTGAGATCTATATAAATCTCTATGAACTGCAGCGTAATGGAAATCGCTATCCGAAAGCCGACCTCTTTGAAGCTGAGCGATTTTTAGACAATCCTCCGGAACTCCTGAGTTATAGTCTAGGACCCCGATGCTGTCCAGCTAGAAGATTTAGTATAAAGCTACTAAAAACTCTGCTGGCTCCAATTCTAACCCGCTTTGAACTATTACCCTATGGCGATGAGATGCGTTTGGACTTGCGACTGATTTTAGGATcatccaatggttttcaggtGGCCCTAAAGCCAAGATAG
- the LOC108028720 gene encoding cytochrome P450 4d8 → MLWLLLVVLLLAAGWIIHLGQADRRRKVANLPGPVCPPLIGALQLMLRMNPKTFLKLGRQYVTHYGHLQRVWVFNRLLIMSSDAELNEQLLSSQEHLVKHPVYKVLGQWLGNGLLLSDGKVWHQRRKIITPTFHFSILEQFVEVFDQQSNICVQRLAQKANGETFDVYRNICAAALDIIAETAMGTKIYAQANESTPYAEAVKECTALLSWRFMSVYLQVELLFTLTHPHLKWRQTQLIRTMQDFTIKVIEQRRRALEDQQKQSRLMDTADEEVGSKRRMALLDVLLMATVDGRPLNNDEIREEVDTFMFEGHDTTTSALSFCLHELSRHPKVQEKMLEEILRVLGTDRSRPVSIRDLGELKYMECVIKESLRMYPPVPIVGRKLQTDFKYTNSVYGDGIIPAGSEILIGIFGVHRQAETFSEPDEFIPERHEDGTRVAPFKMLPFSAGPRNCIGQKFAQLEMKMMLAKIVREYELLPMGQRVECVVNIVLRSDTGFQLGMRKRSNT, encoded by the exons ATGCTGTGGCTTCTGCTGGTTGTGCTGCTCCTCGCGGCGGGCTGGATCATCCATCTGGGCCAGGCCGATCGCCGCCGGAAGGTGGCCAATCTGCCGGGTCCCGTGTGTCCGCCGCTCATCGGAGCCCTCCAACTCATGCTGCGCATGAACCCTAAGA CATTCCTGAAGTTGGGTCGGCAGTACGTGACCCATTATGGTCACCTCCAGCGGGTCTGGGTGTTCAATCGCCTGCTGATCATGAGTAGCGATGCGGAGCTCAATGAGCAGCTGCTGAGCAGCCAGGAGCACCTGGTGAAGCATCCGGTGTACAAGGTGCTCGGTCAGTGGCTGGGAAACGGACTCCTCCTCAGCGATGGCAAGGTGTGGCATCAGCGCCGCAAGATCATCACTCCCACGTTCCACTTCTCGATCCTCGAGCAGTTCGTTGAGGTCTTCGATCAGCAGTCCAACATTTGTGTGCAAAGGCTGGCGCAGAAGGCCAATGGCGAGACCTTCGATGTTTACCGGAACATTTGCGCAGCCGCCTTGGATATTATAGCAGAAACAGCCATGGGCACTAAGATATATGCCCAGGCCAACGAGAGCACGCCCTATGCAGAGGCTGTGAAAGA GTGCACAGCCCTGTTGAGCTGGCGATTCATGTCGGTTTATTTGCAAGTGGAGCTGCTCTTCACGCTCACCCATCCTCACCTGAAGTGGCGACAGACGCAGCTCATCCGCACAATGCAGGACTTCACCATCAAGGTGATCGAGCAGCGTCGTCGGGCCTTGGAGGATCAGCAGAAGCAATCCAGGTTGATGGACACCGCCGATGAGGAAGTGGGCTCTAAGAGGCGTATGGCCCTACTGGATGTCCTGCTGATGGCCACTGTTGATGGCCGACCTTTGAACAACGATGAGATCCGCGAAGAGGTGGACACCTTCATGTTTGAGGGTCACGATACCACCACAAGTGCCTTGTCCTTCTGCCTGCACGAGCTTTCGAGGCACCCGAAAGTGCAGGAAAAGATGCTGGAGGAGATCCTTCGGGTGCTGGGCACCGATCGCAGCCGACCAGTCAGCATTCGGGATCTCGGAGAGCTGAAGTACATGGAGTGCGTCATCAAGGAGTCCCTGAGGATGTATCCACCCGTGCCCATCGTGGGCCGCAAACTGCAGACTGATTTTAAGTACA CGAATTCTGTGTACGGCGATGGAATAATTCCAGCGGGCTCAGAGATCTTGATCGGAATCTTTGGAGTCCATCGACAAGCAGAGACCTTCTCCGAACCGGATGAGTTTATTCCGGAGCGACACGAAGACGGAACTCGCGTGGCTCCCTTCAAAATGTTACCTTTCAGTGCCGGTCCCAGGAATTGCATAGGTCAGAAGTTTGCCCAGCTGGAGATGAAGATGATGCTGGCCAAGATTGTGAGGGAGTACGAACTCCTGCCCATGGGTCAGAGGGTGGAGTGCGTCGTGAACATTGTCCTGCGATCGGACACGGGCTTTCAGCTGGGAATGCGGAAGCGCAGTAACACATAA
- the LOC108028719 gene encoding carboxypeptidase B: MWRVLCAITALVAIVNPLAEAKDIRRRLPPQLRLTYYLGYKEVMQYLDQLAMSYGDRVTLKDVGRTYEGRALKVAMITNGDGRPGKRVIFMDAALHSREWMTPAAALLAIHKLVIEFEENSDLLADYDWHIMPLANPDGYEYSRNTEKYWRNTRTPNGGACFGTNLNRNFEVGWGVGFPELLDPCDENYAGSAPFSEVEARTVRDIMLKLVEDRRAIMYLSLHTANRSIFYPWVYDSSPVPNNEEHDEIARFAADKILRSTGTIIKPKQATEYGGTFGGTSLDYAFYAGFPLSLVFEMSGTGRDHVEYKFFPPASDIRHLAEESWTGIRALAEKAVEKYPPSRSVYYTKHQLSGNGAARNWGFNYITGTVTFFFLYVTNNILI, from the exons ATGTGGCGAGTGCTGTGCGCGATCACCGCGCTCGTGGCGATTGTGAATCCATTGGCGGAGGCGAAAGACATCCGCCGTCGGCTTCCCCCACAACTCCGACTGACGTACTACCTCGGCTACAAGGAAGTGATGCAGTACCTGGATCAGCTGGCCATGTCCTACGGAGATCGGGTTACCCTAAAGGATGTGGGCCGAACTTACGAGGGTCGTGCCCTGAAAGTCGCCATGATAACGAACGGCGACGGAAGGCCGGGCAAAAGGGTGATATTCATGGATGCCGCTCTGCACTCCCGCGAGTGGATGACTCCCGCCGCAGCCCTCCTTGCCATCCATAAGCTGGTGATCGAGTTCGAGGAGAATTCCGATCTCCTGGCCGATTACGATTGGCACATTATGCCTCTGGCAAATCCGGATGGCTACGAGTACTCCCGCAATACAGAGAAATATTGGAGAAACACGAGGACTCCGAATGGTGGCGCCTGTTTCGGCACCAATCTCAATCGAAACTTTGAAGTGGGTTGGGGAGTGGGTTTTCCGGAGCTATTGGATCCGTGTGATGAGAATTACGCGGGTAGTGCACCTTTCTCCGAGGTGGAGGCCCGCACAGTGCGTGACATAATGCTCAAACTGGTGGAGGACAGACGCGCTATCATGTATCTCTCGCTGCACACGGCCAATCGATCTATTTTCTATCCCTGGGTGTACGATAG tTCTCCAGTGCCTAATAATGAGGAGCACGATGAAATCGCCAGGTTCGCTGCTGATAAGATACTTCGAAGTACGGGTACTATTATAAAGCCAAAGCAGGCCACTGAGTACGGCGGTACCTTTGGCGGCACCAGCCTAGACTACGCGTTTTACGCGGGTTTCCCGCTGTCCCTCGTCTTCGAGATGTCGGGAACGGGTCGGGATCATGTGGAGTACAAGTTCTTCCCACCTGCCAGTGATATTCGCCACCTTGCTGAAGAGTCGTGGACAGGAATTCGAGCACTGGCCGAGAAGGCCGTTGAGAAGTATCCACCCTCCAGATCGGTTTATTACACTAAACACCAACTTTCCGGAAATGGAGCTGCGCGGAATTGGGGATTTAATTACATAACAGGAACTGTTACTTTCTTTTTCTTATATGTCaccaataatattttaatctga